The following proteins are encoded in a genomic region of Triticum dicoccoides isolate Atlit2015 ecotype Zavitan chromosome 1B, WEW_v2.0, whole genome shotgun sequence:
- the LOC119341223 gene encoding uncharacterized protein LOC119341223 isoform X2, producing MGLIRRSALTQIEDDGREEDGIQSNGCVRGRNSRPAHWRRLLPKKTIISSFRSRAEIPAQTPNHTRTPPKLLFSHPNQPLAIAASESRLESLLNIRELSEQVDHQMGRPRKTKAKAGGAEASSPALSIGNCKVEIHGSGLRCVSTEQNLTISGARGAKILITVDGARSSSDGTGEGSDFILLNPNEADSLNKSLLQEVLRLYKKELPTMDYAADTGRKSGFLEKCIMNGKYKTLILRSISPGRPEEIIAAVSYQIVPADTQYAEIPLAAVTSPFQRVGFGHLLYKELSQRLHNVGVTNIFCWADKVSEGFWLKQGFVSVGEVDTKGKIRRIPVRADIKRALCFPGSSMLMVTHIKKDLPTTSKNSLAEPQTSQLHAVVPDSISPGDMDTVVPSCEKLSPQTTGCDKVSKTAKVVRNEASAGSEGCSLSDQQPKKRTYESSSSSLKSKRVRCSGHADHTQDMRHNGDAKATACSNGRPSVMLMNIADETKKMRLTEVVEMLGGVVTCEGSSCTHVVTGKARRTMNFCIALSSGAWIVSPNWLKQSFKQGKFVGEAEHVLDDEEYKMKYKSEMRDAVMRAKERPCLLFSGYTFCLTKHIEPSPGVLSPVIKSSGGKIISKLDDIDEPSKTIFLACEEGMELAMDASKRGIKTFSSEWLMTCVMRQEVDLEAPPFAESL from the exons ATGGGTCTAATCAGGAGAAGCGCGTTGACTCAGATTGAAGACGACGGGAGGGAAGAAGATGGGATCCAATCGAACGGCTGTGTGCGCGGCCGAAACTCCCGGCCGGCGCACTGGCGCAGATTACTGCCTAAAAAAACTATAATTTCCTCTTTTCGTTCCCGCGCGGAAATCCCCGCCCAAACTCCAAATCACACCCGCACCCCGCCCAAACTCCTCTTTTCGCATCCCAACCAGCCATTAGCCATAGCTGCTTCAGAGTCGAGGCTCGAGTCCCTGCTGAATATCCGCGAACTATCCGAGCAAGTGGATCACCAGATGGGAAGACCACGGAAGACGAAGGCGAAGGCCGGCGGCGCCGAGGCCTCCTCCCCCGCCCTCTCCATCG GCAACTGCAAGGTGGAGATCCACGGGAGCGGCCTAAGGTGCGTGTCCACGGAGCAGAATCTCACCATTTCGGGAGCCAGGGGCGCGAAGATCTTGATCACGG TCGATGGAGCCAGGAGTTCTTCTGATGGGACTG GTGAGGGTTCTGATTTCATCCTTCTGAACCCCAATGAGGCCGATAGCCTAAATAAATCTTTGCTCCAG GAAGTTCTGAGGCTTTATAAGAAGGAGCTTCCAACTATGGACTATGCTGCTGACACTGGGAGAAAATCAGGATTTCTGGAAAAATGCATAATGAATGG GAAGTACAAGACTCTAATTCTGAGGTCTATTTCACCTGGCAGGCCAGAAGAG ATCATAGCTGCTGTATCATATCAGATAGTGCCAGCTGACACACAATATGCTGAAATACCCCTGGCAGCTGTGACATCGCCTTTTCAACGTGTG GGTTTTGGTCATCTGTTGTATAAGGAACTTAGCCAGCGTCTTCACAATGTTGGTGTTACCAATATATTCTGTTGGGCAGATAAGGTCTCTGAAGGATTTTGGCTTAAACAG GGTTTTGTGTCTGTTGGAGAGGTGGATACTAAAGGTAAGATTCGCAGAATTCCAGTAAGGGCTGATATCAAGAGAGCATTATGCTTTCCAGGCAGTTCAATGCTTATGGTTACACATATTAAGAAGGATTTGCCAACCACGTCCAAAAACTCACTGGCAGAACCACAAACTTCTCAGCTGCATGCCGTGGTACCAGATA GCATCTCTCCTGGTGATATGGATACTGTAGTTCCCTCCTGTGAAAAGTTGTCTCCCCAGACCACTGGATGTGACAAAGTCAGCAAGACTGCAAAGGTGGTAAGAAATGAAGCTTCTGCTGGTAGTGAAGGATGCTCATTATCTGATCAACAACCAAAGAAACGGACATATGAATCCTCATCTTCTTCACTGAAGTCAAAAAGAGTAAGATGCAGCGGTCACGCTGACCATACACAAGACATGAGACATAATG GAGATGCTAAGGCCACTGCCTGTTCCAATGGAAGGCCTTCAGTTATGCTCATGAATATTGCAGATGAAACAAAGAAGATGCGGCTTACAGAG GTAGTTGAAATGCTCGGGGGAGTTGTTACCTGTGAAGGAAGTTCATGCACACATGTCGTTACTGGAAAAGCTCGAAGGACTATGAACTTTTGTATTGCTTTAAGTTCTGG GGCTTGGATAGTTTCTCCAAACTGGCTGAAACAGAGCTTCAAACAAGGGAAATTTGTAG GTGAAGCAGAACATGTTCTGGATGATGAAGAATATAAGATGAAGTACAAGTCTGAAATGAGAGATGCGGTTATGAGGGCTAAAGAGAGGCCTTGCTTGTTATTTTCTGGCTACACTTTCTGTTTGACCAAGCACATCGAACCCTCTCCTGGTGTCCTCTCTCCAGTTATCAAATCCTCTGGTGGCAAG ATCATCAGTAAGCTGGATGACATAGATGAGCCCTCAAAGACAATATTCTTGGCATGTGAAGAAGGCATGGAGCTTGCAATGGATGCATCAAAAAGAGGCATAAAGACATTCAGCAGTGAGTGGCTCATGACCTGTGTCATGAGGCAAGAGGTTGATCTTGAGGCGCCCCCTTTTGCAGAATCTCTCTGA
- the LOC119341223 gene encoding uncharacterized protein LOC119341223 isoform X1: MGLIRRSALTQIEDDGREEDGIQSNGCVRGRNSRPAHWRRLLPKKTIISSFRSRAEIPAQTPNHTRTPPKLLFSHPNQPLAIAASESRLESLLNIRELSEQVDHQMGRPRKTKAKAGGAEASSPALSIGNCKVEIHGSGLRCVSTEQNLTISGARGAKILITVDGARSSSDGTGEGSDFILLNPNEADSLNKSLLQEVLRLYKKELPTMDYAADTGRKSGFLEKCIMNGKYKTLILRSISPGRPEEIIAAVSYQIVPADTQYAEIPLAAVTSPFQRVGFGHLLYKELSQRLHNVGVTNIFCWADKVSEGFWLKQGFVSVGEVDTKGKIRRIPVRADIKRALCFPGSSMLMVTHIKKDLPTTSKNSLAEPQTSQLHAVVPDSISPGDMDTVVPSCEKLSPQTTGCDKVSKTAKVVRNEASAGSEGCSLSDQQPKKRTYESSSSSLKSKRVRCSGHADHTQDMRHNGICDKSLSINSTPFAPSMVVHADNKISGDAKATACSNGRPSVMLMNIADETKKMRLTEVVEMLGGVVTCEGSSCTHVVTGKARRTMNFCIALSSGAWIVSPNWLKQSFKQGKFVGEAEHVLDDEEYKMKYKSEMRDAVMRAKERPCLLFSGYTFCLTKHIEPSPGVLSPVIKSSGGKIISKLDDIDEPSKTIFLACEEGMELAMDASKRGIKTFSSEWLMTCVMRQEVDLEAPPFAESL; encoded by the exons ATGGGTCTAATCAGGAGAAGCGCGTTGACTCAGATTGAAGACGACGGGAGGGAAGAAGATGGGATCCAATCGAACGGCTGTGTGCGCGGCCGAAACTCCCGGCCGGCGCACTGGCGCAGATTACTGCCTAAAAAAACTATAATTTCCTCTTTTCGTTCCCGCGCGGAAATCCCCGCCCAAACTCCAAATCACACCCGCACCCCGCCCAAACTCCTCTTTTCGCATCCCAACCAGCCATTAGCCATAGCTGCTTCAGAGTCGAGGCTCGAGTCCCTGCTGAATATCCGCGAACTATCCGAGCAAGTGGATCACCAGATGGGAAGACCACGGAAGACGAAGGCGAAGGCCGGCGGCGCCGAGGCCTCCTCCCCCGCCCTCTCCATCG GCAACTGCAAGGTGGAGATCCACGGGAGCGGCCTAAGGTGCGTGTCCACGGAGCAGAATCTCACCATTTCGGGAGCCAGGGGCGCGAAGATCTTGATCACGG TCGATGGAGCCAGGAGTTCTTCTGATGGGACTG GTGAGGGTTCTGATTTCATCCTTCTGAACCCCAATGAGGCCGATAGCCTAAATAAATCTTTGCTCCAG GAAGTTCTGAGGCTTTATAAGAAGGAGCTTCCAACTATGGACTATGCTGCTGACACTGGGAGAAAATCAGGATTTCTGGAAAAATGCATAATGAATGG GAAGTACAAGACTCTAATTCTGAGGTCTATTTCACCTGGCAGGCCAGAAGAG ATCATAGCTGCTGTATCATATCAGATAGTGCCAGCTGACACACAATATGCTGAAATACCCCTGGCAGCTGTGACATCGCCTTTTCAACGTGTG GGTTTTGGTCATCTGTTGTATAAGGAACTTAGCCAGCGTCTTCACAATGTTGGTGTTACCAATATATTCTGTTGGGCAGATAAGGTCTCTGAAGGATTTTGGCTTAAACAG GGTTTTGTGTCTGTTGGAGAGGTGGATACTAAAGGTAAGATTCGCAGAATTCCAGTAAGGGCTGATATCAAGAGAGCATTATGCTTTCCAGGCAGTTCAATGCTTATGGTTACACATATTAAGAAGGATTTGCCAACCACGTCCAAAAACTCACTGGCAGAACCACAAACTTCTCAGCTGCATGCCGTGGTACCAGATA GCATCTCTCCTGGTGATATGGATACTGTAGTTCCCTCCTGTGAAAAGTTGTCTCCCCAGACCACTGGATGTGACAAAGTCAGCAAGACTGCAAAGGTGGTAAGAAATGAAGCTTCTGCTGGTAGTGAAGGATGCTCATTATCTGATCAACAACCAAAGAAACGGACATATGAATCCTCATCTTCTTCACTGAAGTCAAAAAGAGTAAGATGCAGCGGTCACGCTGACCATACACAAGACATGAGACATAATGGTATCTGTGACAAATCTCTATCCATAAATAGCACACCTTTCGCTCCTAGTATGGTAGTCCACGCTGACAACAAAATATCAGGAGATGCTAAGGCCACTGCCTGTTCCAATGGAAGGCCTTCAGTTATGCTCATGAATATTGCAGATGAAACAAAGAAGATGCGGCTTACAGAG GTAGTTGAAATGCTCGGGGGAGTTGTTACCTGTGAAGGAAGTTCATGCACACATGTCGTTACTGGAAAAGCTCGAAGGACTATGAACTTTTGTATTGCTTTAAGTTCTGG GGCTTGGATAGTTTCTCCAAACTGGCTGAAACAGAGCTTCAAACAAGGGAAATTTGTAG GTGAAGCAGAACATGTTCTGGATGATGAAGAATATAAGATGAAGTACAAGTCTGAAATGAGAGATGCGGTTATGAGGGCTAAAGAGAGGCCTTGCTTGTTATTTTCTGGCTACACTTTCTGTTTGACCAAGCACATCGAACCCTCTCCTGGTGTCCTCTCTCCAGTTATCAAATCCTCTGGTGGCAAG ATCATCAGTAAGCTGGATGACATAGATGAGCCCTCAAAGACAATATTCTTGGCATGTGAAGAAGGCATGGAGCTTGCAATGGATGCATCAAAAAGAGGCATAAAGACATTCAGCAGTGAGTGGCTCATGACCTGTGTCATGAGGCAAGAGGTTGATCTTGAGGCGCCCCCTTTTGCAGAATCTCTCTGA